CGTCCATCCCCCGGTCCATGAAGTACTCGCCCATGGCGCAGCCAGAATACGGAGCGAGATACTGCAGCGAGGCGGGGTCGGCCGCCGGAGCCGCCACTACTATGGTGTGCTCCATGGCTCCCGCGTCCTGCAACGTCGCTACTACCTGAGCGATATTGGCCTGCTTCTGGCCGATGGCCACGTAGATGCAGAACAGGTCCTTGCCCTTCTGATTCAGGATGGTGTCAATAGCGATGGTGGTCTTGCCCGTCTGCCGGTCCCCGATAATGAGCTCACGCTGGCCTCGCCCGATCGGGATGACCGAATCCACCACCTTCAGCCCGGTCTGAACCGGAGTGTCCACATTAGCTCGGCGCACCACCCCGTATGCCACTCGCTCCACCGGGTACCGCTCCGATGCCCGGATCGGCCCCCGACCGTCCACCGGTTGGCCCAGGGCATCTACCACCCGGCCCAGCAGCCCCTCACCCACAGGAACGTCAATCACCCGCCCCGTGCCGCGGACTTCGTCTCCTTCCTCGATGCCAGTGTGATCTCCGAGGATGATGATGCCGACCTGGTCCCGCTCCAGGCTCAGAGCCATGCCGTACACGCCGTTGGCGAAGCGCACAATCTCGCTCGCCATGGCCCCGGACAGGCCGCTGGCGTGCGCTATCCCGTCGCCAACCTGCGTCACCACGCCGACGTCGGCTTCTAGTATCGGGGGGCGGAACTCCTCCATCTGACGACGGATGGAAGCGACGATGTCCTCGGCTCTCAGCACTTGGCCATTCCTCCTCCGCAACGAACGGCGGGCCGAGGGCGCACCCTAGAGCTTCTCCAGCACTTCGCGCCGCAAGGCATCGAGATGACTCATCACAGTATAATCCATCACCGTTCCGTCCAGCTCGATCCTGATTCCCCCGACCAGCGACCGATCCTCCTGCCAGTCGAAGTCCACGTTGTGGCCGAAGCGACGGTACACCCATTCCCGAACTAGGGTCCGGTCCTCAGGGCCCAGCGCCAGGGCGGAAACGATCCGCGCCTGCCGCAGGCGCCGGGGCACCAGCTTAAGCTCCGGCTGGGCCGCCAGTTGGCGCTGGCGGAAGACCTCGGTAGCTGCGCTCACGATGCGCGCCTGGCTGGTGATCTCGCTCTGTCGCACCGCCCGATACCGGCTCAGCAGTCGCTCGTGAAGCTCCAGCGCATCGCTGTTGGCTGTCTTCATGGCCCGCATCCTGGCAGCATGCTCGCTGACCCGCGCGTGCAGGAGCGTGTGGTACAGCTCAGCAGTCACCAGCTGAGGGAGAAGCTCTCCCAGCAGGGCCGCTGGCTCCGGCTCCATCCGGTACCGGTCACGGCCTTCGGGCCCCGCCGCTCGCCTGCCGTTCTCCGCGGCCGCCCGCACGAACTCCCCGCTTAGAGGCAACAAGGGGGTGGCCTCTGGCCATTGGCTCAGAACCGACACGAACCGATTATGGACCACGACTACCGCGTCCACCTCACCCCCGGTGAAGGCCGACATCAGTCTCCTGGCTATCGGGGTGACGTGTTCCAACCGCAGACGGTGAGGTAACCCTTCAAACACCTGCGCCGGCTCCCGTCCGGCCGATCGCAGCGCTTGCGCCCCTTGCCGCCCCACCACCCAGTAGCGCACCGGAACTTCCAGGTCCTGCTCCAGAGCCAACGCCATGCGTGTCGGCCCGGAGTTGCATCCCCCACACAGCCTGGTATCAGAGGTGAGGAGAAGGACGCACACTCTATAGACCGGCCGCGACTGAAGCAGGGGATGCCGCGCCTCCCACCCGGTCTGCCCCATGATTCGCCGACTCAAGTCGCGGGCCTTCTCCAGGTATGGCATGGCCTCCTGTAGGGCCTGTCTGGCTCGCTGCATCCTTACTGCCGAGACCAGGTACAGGGCACGGGTGAACTCAGCCATGTTCAGGACCGTGTTCATCCGTCGCCTGAGATCACGCTTGCGCTCAGCCACAGCCTCTCCAGCTTGAACACCGAGGCGCGGCCGCCAAGGATGACGGGCCGCGCACGCTCACTCCAGGATGGGTAAGCCCAGCTGGCAGCCGAACTCCTCAGGGCTGCTCCTTGAGCGCCCGTCTGAGAAGCTCCAGCCGCGTAAGCACGCTGTAGTCAATGAGTTCATCCCCTACGCGCACAACGATGCCCCCGATCAAGCCGGGGTCTACCTGCCAGGAGATATCGACGTTGACACCGTACCGCGACATCAGTCGTTTCTCGATCCGAGATCGTAACTCCTCGTCCAGTGAGACAGCGCTGGTCACGGTCGCCACCTTCACCTCCGGGCCATAACGAACCAGGCGCCGGAGCTGAACCACTATGTCGTCCAAGAGGGAGAGGTGCCCCTCGCCCACAAGGGTATGTACCAGCTGACGCAACTCGTCTGCGGTGTCGGGGGGAAGCATCCGATCGACAAGGGCCTTACGCGTTTCGAAAGGGACGCCCTCATCGTTGAGGGTCGCCCGCGCCGGCTCGTCCGTCCGCAGGTTGTCCCTGAACTGGGTG
This DNA window, taken from Anaerolineae bacterium, encodes the following:
- the atpH gene encoding ATP synthase F1 subunit delta; this encodes MSSRRAVRMRDSELTSSYARAIYEAALNHWVRHLTQFRDNLRTDEPARATLNDEGVPFETRKALVDRMLPPDTADELRQLVHTLVGEGHLSLLDDIVVQLRRLVRYGPEVKVATVTSAVSLDEELRSRIEKRLMSRYGVNVDISWQVDPGLIGGIVVRVGDELIDYSVLTRLELLRRALKEQP